One genomic window of Ruminococcus gauvreauii includes the following:
- the guaA gene encoding glutamine-hydrolyzing GMP synthase, with the protein MKQDMIVILDLGSTENTVVARAIRDMGVYSEIHPHDITVAELQALQNVKGIILNGGENRIVDGAAVDVAPELYDCGYPIIAIDHPTAKCPQQYDAVPEEDVLKNFVFNECKAEANWNMKNFVADQVELVKQQVGDRKVLLALSGGVDSSVVAALLLKAIGQQLVCVHVNHGLMRKNESENVVEVFRDQLSANLIYVDATERFLGKLENVSDPEQKRKIIGGEFIEVFQEEARKLEGIDFLGQGTIYPDIIESGTKTAKMVKSHHNVGGLPEDMKFELVEPLKQLFKDEVRACGIELGLPDYMVYRQPFPGPGLGVRCLGAITRDRLEAVRESDAILREEFEKAGLDKKVWQYFTVVPDFKSVGMRNHARCFEYMVIIRAINTIDAMTASIENVDWDVLEVITNRILNEVANVNRVCYDMSPKPPATIEFE; encoded by the coding sequence GTGAAACAGGACATGATTGTAATTTTAGACCTTGGAAGTACCGAGAATACAGTTGTCGCAAGAGCGATCCGTGATATGGGTGTATACAGTGAGATTCATCCTCACGACATTACTGTGGCTGAACTGCAGGCACTTCAGAATGTAAAAGGGATCATTCTGAACGGCGGGGAAAACAGGATCGTCGACGGTGCGGCTGTGGATGTTGCACCGGAACTGTATGACTGCGGCTATCCGATTATCGCTATCGACCATCCGACCGCAAAATGCCCGCAGCAGTATGACGCGGTCCCGGAAGAAGACGTGCTGAAAAACTTTGTATTTAACGAGTGCAAAGCAGAAGCAAACTGGAATATGAAGAATTTTGTTGCGGATCAGGTGGAGCTTGTGAAACAGCAGGTCGGTGACCGCAAGGTATTGCTGGCACTCTCAGGCGGTGTGGATTCTTCTGTTGTAGCTGCACTTCTTCTGAAGGCCATTGGACAGCAGCTGGTATGTGTTCATGTAAATCACGGGTTAATGAGGAAGAATGAATCGGAAAATGTTGTTGAAGTCTTCCGCGACCAGCTCAGTGCAAATCTGATCTATGTTGATGCGACAGAACGTTTCCTGGGCAAGCTGGAAAATGTGTCCGATCCGGAACAGAAACGTAAGATTATTGGCGGAGAATTTATCGAGGTATTCCAGGAAGAAGCCAGAAAGCTGGAAGGAATTGATTTCCTGGGTCAGGGAACCATCTATCCGGATATCATTGAGAGTGGAACGAAAACGGCAAAGATGGTGAAATCCCACCATAATGTAGGCGGACTTCCGGAGGATATGAAGTTTGAACTGGTGGAACCGCTCAAACAGCTCTTCAAGGATGAAGTGCGCGCATGCGGTATCGAACTGGGACTGCCGGATTATATGGTATACCGCCAGCCATTCCCGGGACCGGGACTTGGCGTTCGCTGTCTCGGCGCGATAACACGCGACCGTCTGGAGGCAGTCCGCGAGTCCGATGCGATTCTCAGAGAGGAATTCGAGAAAGCCGGCCTGGACAAGAAGGTCTGGCAGTACTTTACCGTGGTACCGGATTTTAAATCTGTCGGGATGAGGAATCATGCGAGATGCTTCGAGTACATGGTGATCATCCGTGCGATCAACACCATCGATGCCATGACGGCCAGCATTGAGAATGTGGATTGGGATGTACTTGAGGTGATCACAAACCGGATTCTGAATGAGG
- a CDS encoding reverse transcriptase family protein, with protein sequence MSGNDLWKYCTAEQEKEMLISFRLLDGIQMKEEKYLACLYALSNHADEHYHAAAVKKRGGGVRRLMVPDALLGAVQRNILHHILDGITPANASKAYRRGVTIADNALPHVGAKQIVKLDIRDFFENITYLLVYQYAFPAVYFPPAVRTMLTALCCCRECLPQGAPTSPAVSNLVMKSFDQYMESWCCRRGIRYTRYCDDMTFSGSFDAKELKNKVKSYLQVMGFQLNEKKTRVLKRHCRQTVTGIVVNEKPQVSRDYRRNLRSEIYYCLRYGAKEHLSRLGNSKWMTEEGPDTERYLRHLLGKINHVLQVNPEDEYFLWAREKVREISSRATKDEIR encoded by the coding sequence ATGTCCGGCAATGATTTGTGGAAATACTGTACAGCTGAACAGGAAAAAGAAATGCTGATATCTTTCCGGCTCCTGGATGGGATCCAGATGAAAGAGGAGAAGTATCTGGCATGCCTTTATGCCCTCAGCAACCATGCAGATGAGCATTACCATGCAGCCGCCGTAAAAAAGCGGGGCGGCGGTGTGAGAAGGCTGATGGTGCCGGATGCATTGCTTGGCGCTGTTCAGAGGAACATTCTGCATCATATACTGGACGGCATTACACCAGCGAATGCGTCGAAAGCATACCGGCGGGGCGTCACCATCGCGGACAATGCGCTGCCGCACGTGGGTGCAAAACAGATCGTGAAGCTGGATATCAGGGACTTCTTCGAAAATATTACGTATCTGCTGGTCTATCAGTATGCCTTTCCGGCGGTTTACTTTCCTCCTGCAGTGAGAACGATGCTCACGGCGCTCTGCTGCTGCCGGGAATGTCTTCCACAGGGAGCTCCGACATCGCCCGCCGTCTCCAATCTGGTCATGAAATCTTTTGACCAGTATATGGAATCCTGGTGCTGCAGGCGTGGGATCCGGTATACGCGGTATTGCGACGATATGACATTTTCCGGGAGCTTTGATGCGAAAGAGCTCAAAAATAAAGTGAAAAGTTATCTTCAGGTGATGGGGTTTCAGCTGAATGAGAAAAAGACGAGGGTTTTGAAAAGGCACTGCCGGCAGACTGTGACGGGGATCGTCGTCAATGAAAAGCCGCAGGTGAGCCGTGATTACAGAAGAAACCTGCGCTCAGAGATCTATTACTGCCTGCGCTATGGGGCGAAAGAACACCTGAGCCGTCTCGGAAACTCAAAATGGATGACGGAGGAGGGACCCGATACGGAGCGATATCTCCGGCACTTACTCGGGAAGATCAATCATGTTCTGCAGGTGAATCCGGAGGATGAGTATTTCCTGTGGGCGAGGGAGAAAGTACGGGAAATAAGCAGTCGGGCAACTAAAGATGAGATACGGTGA
- a CDS encoding trimethylamine methyltransferase family protein, whose product MSREQMIHDAAMEIMRDVGVNIHNEKAIEIYRANGIKVEGNTAYFTEEQVMHWVKMAPESFTIHARNPKYNMVVGGEHTNPAPTYGCAFIDDWEGKRRRGTMEDYIKCLKLVHAEDSYSINGGIMIQPGDIPEEAGAIQMFYATLLHSDKAIMLPTGFKDEMALMLEAGCELFGGKEGMIEKPRMIALINTVSPLSLDERMLDCLMLLAEYGQAAILCPAAMLGATGSLSMAGTLASGAAESLAGIVLAQMIRPGTPVVFGVQSTAADMRGGITFACAAPEGTLMQGFGANLARFYGLPSRGGGCQTDAPVINCQAGYESMLTFSSAYRHGINFVMEAGGVMDSVNATSFEKMIIDFEIIRQVKAAFTPIEVTAETLNLEEIKEIGHDGSFVTSDYTLDNFEDLYSPHIGERNAKGSDYFKDSIEREMHRLLKTYDENRPELDADMRDKVKAVLSKSGLEMKYFENIEQ is encoded by the coding sequence ATGTCAAGAGAACAGATGATTCATGACGCAGCGATGGAGATCATGCGCGATGTAGGTGTCAATATCCATAATGAAAAAGCGATTGAAATTTACCGGGCAAACGGCATCAAGGTAGAGGGAAATACCGCATATTTTACAGAAGAACAGGTGATGCACTGGGTGAAGATGGCGCCTGAGTCCTTCACGATCCATGCGAGAAATCCCAAATACAATATGGTGGTCGGAGGAGAACATACGAATCCTGCCCCGACCTATGGATGCGCGTTTATCGACGACTGGGAAGGCAAGCGCCGCCGCGGTACCATGGAAGACTATATCAAATGCCTGAAGCTTGTTCACGCAGAGGACAGTTATTCGATCAACGGCGGTATTATGATCCAGCCCGGCGACATCCCGGAAGAGGCAGGCGCCATTCAGATGTTCTACGCCACACTTTTGCACTCTGACAAAGCGATCATGCTGCCCACCGGTTTCAAAGACGAGATGGCACTGATGCTGGAAGCCGGCTGTGAGCTCTTCGGCGGAAAAGAAGGAATGATCGAAAAGCCGAGAATGATCGCACTGATCAACACGGTTTCTCCGCTGTCACTGGATGAGAGAATGCTGGACTGCCTGATGCTGCTTGCCGAGTATGGACAGGCCGCAATCCTTTGCCCGGCCGCGATGCTCGGTGCAACGGGCTCGCTCTCCATGGCGGGAACACTTGCCAGCGGCGCAGCAGAAAGCCTTGCGGGCATTGTGCTGGCTCAGATGATCCGTCCGGGAACACCGGTTGTCTTCGGCGTTCAGTCTACGGCGGCAGACATGAGAGGCGGAATCACCTTCGCATGCGCTGCTCCTGAGGGGACACTGATGCAGGGATTCGGAGCAAATCTTGCGAGATTCTACGGACTGCCGTCCAGAGGCGGCGGATGCCAGACCGATGCGCCGGTCATCAACTGCCAGGCTGGCTACGAGTCCATGCTGACCTTTTCATCCGCGTACCGTCACGGCATCAACTTTGTGATGGAAGCCGGCGGCGTCATGGACAGTGTCAATGCTACTTCATTTGAGAAAATGATCATTGATTTTGAAATCATCCGCCAGGTGAAAGCTGCCTTCACACCGATTGAGGTGACGGCGGAGACACTGAATCTGGAAGAAATCAAGGAGATCGGACACGACGGCAGCTTTGTGACATCTGATTATACACTGGACAACTTTGAGGATCTGTATTCTCCTCATATCGGCGAGCGTAACGCCAAGGGCAGCGATTACTTTAAAGACAGCATCGAACGGGAGATGCACCGACTCCTGAAAACGTACGATGAAAACCGTCCGGAACTGGATGCTGATATGAGGGATAAGGTAAAAGCGGTACTCTCGAAATCAGGACTTGAAATGAAATATTTTGAAAATATCGAGCAATAA
- a CDS encoding sugar phosphate isomerase/epimerase family protein, whose amino-acid sequence MNDKNRPLRLGMHTYTLHFFGLGESWGFGKDYYFEQTMSLYELMDRARKWELDGLQITKVDLLTTAQDDPFGTENLKKVAQAAKEHGLFLEFNSSFQAGSDSRVNCTAKEALQIGHDLDAELVKFSLDIKRPRKLYGSCMHPDVMRQMADRYDEFKAVIPMIEEFGMQIAIENHTDTFADEILWIVEKLNHPLIGTCVDTMNPLQVIENPYDVMERMLPRAYCCHFSDDVIVVDPLGVHDIGAPHGQGSMDCPKMVAQIREKSPMDKIIFENEIAFKSLDEPIEEARARELQACEESVRYLRDVLKLGVRNR is encoded by the coding sequence ATGAATGACAAAAACAGACCTCTCAGACTCGGAATGCACACATATACGCTGCATTTCTTTGGCCTCGGTGAAAGCTGGGGCTTCGGCAAAGATTACTATTTCGAGCAGACGATGTCACTGTATGAACTGATGGACAGGGCTAGGAAGTGGGAGCTTGACGGTCTCCAGATTACAAAGGTGGATCTCCTGACGACTGCGCAGGATGATCCGTTCGGAACAGAAAATCTGAAGAAGGTTGCACAGGCAGCCAAAGAGCACGGCTTATTCCTGGAATTCAATTCATCCTTCCAGGCAGGCAGCGACTCCCGTGTGAACTGTACGGCAAAGGAGGCACTGCAGATCGGTCATGATCTGGACGCTGAACTCGTGAAGTTCAGTCTCGATATCAAACGTCCGAGGAAACTCTACGGCTCCTGCATGCATCCGGATGTCATGCGCCAGATGGCCGACAGATACGATGAATTCAAGGCAGTCATCCCTATGATTGAAGAGTTCGGCATGCAGATTGCGATTGAAAACCACACCGATACCTTTGCCGATGAGATCCTGTGGATCGTAGAGAAGCTGAATCATCCGCTGATCGGTACGTGTGTGGACACCATGAATCCGCTGCAGGTGATCGAAAATCCCTATGACGTGATGGAGCGCATGCTTCCCAGGGCATACTGCTGCCACTTCAGCGATGACGTGATCGTCGTGGATCCCCTCGGTGTGCATGATATCGGCGCGCCCCATGGACAGGGTTCCATGGACTGTCCGAAGATGGTCGCACAGATCCGTGAGAAATCCCCGATGGATAAGATTATTTTTGAAAATGAAATCGCCTTTAAGAGTCTGGACGAGCCAATCGAGGAAGCCAGAGCCAGAGAACTTCAGGCGTGTGAGGAGAGCGTGCGTTACCTGCGTGACGTATTGAAACTGGGCGTCAGAAACCGATAA
- a CDS encoding TetR/AcrR family transcriptional regulator has product MSMYNKLKVQDASEITVRELAKENSCSPAALYRHFESLEYLIIIGSIRFFIDYMVEYGRLMDSGNNLMESYIKGWQLFNKYAFERPDLYYRLFWGQYHTMFSDALEEYFELFPVTGSELYPAYFYTLLFTDDVIKRDFLILRRAVNYNMLSDEDAAYFSKTNTFIVKGMLEMYMGRDLEERRQGERECNELLLKNVEKVYVPSECEL; this is encoded by the coding sequence ATGTCAATGTACAATAAATTAAAAGTGCAGGATGCATCAGAGATTACGGTACGGGAGCTGGCGAAGGAAAATAGCTGTTCACCGGCAGCGCTGTACCGCCATTTTGAAAGTCTGGAATATCTGATTATCATCGGCTCAATCAGGTTTTTTATTGATTACATGGTTGAATACGGCCGGCTGATGGATTCCGGCAACAATCTGATGGAATCGTATATCAAAGGATGGCAATTATTTAACAAGTATGCATTTGAAAGGCCGGATCTGTATTACCGGCTCTTCTGGGGACAGTATCATACCATGTTCTCAGACGCACTGGAAGAGTATTTTGAGCTGTTTCCCGTGACAGGATCGGAACTGTATCCGGCATATTTTTATACGCTGCTGTTCACGGATGACGTCATAAAACGGGATTTTCTGATCCTGAGGCGTGCTGTGAACTACAACATGCTATCTGACGAGGATGCCGCCTATTTCAGCAAAACCAACACGTTTATCGTTAAGGGAATGCTTGAAATGTATATGGGGCGTGATCTGGAAGAAAGAAGACAGGGAGAGCGGGAGTGTAATGAACTGCTGCTGAAGAATGTTGAAAAAGTTTATGTTCCGTCTGAATGTGAGCTTTGA
- a CDS encoding energy transducer TonB: MRKRNRLRRTLALLMTVLLLVTMSTGVLAAEAAPGTMPVDKPAASGVPTEDAKTEIPEVTETPEITKTQEATETPEPTKTPEATETPAPAGTPEEKGTQETEAAEDILDLFKDAESRGNGNARASAEGLAVEGGVSGQDYTYENGVLKILTETPMTVSNVGAETSDRIEVALDADGTANLTLAGVSIDVRPSGEAAAMKVISGRLNLTLAEDSVNMLVSGKNYAGLQNGEHELLIQCENETQGHVCDLESCGKLMAVGGENGAGIGGGAGEDGSNITISGGCVGSVSYNLGAGIGGGYQGDADHIVISGGTVSAYPFYEGAGIGGGTEGSTGSIRIVPPNGMQMKVLTGADNNNMEPLDGSPFVSDTEISGLINGAKAVSIETESISPQELHVEGGIPGTDYTYRGSELTVLTETPMTISNLEGVVTADHIEVDLDPEKTANITLAGVNIDTSDAYEVAALQVISGKLNLTLADGSANTLQSGEECAGLQNDEHELMIQCEGAGTEGHSCDANCGALTAAGGDGAAGIGGGNWMNGENITIRGGAVTATGGLSGAGIGGGDRRGNGNNITILGGTVTASAGYGAGIGGGSERDASNIVISGGTVTAMSRDGAGIGGGHWGKADGIHISGGTVTASGGEASAGIGSSAWSDGSDITISGGTVTAAGGENGAGIGGGQYGNGVNITISGGMVTANRGENAASIGGGESAESVDIIISGGLFGEGDAAANTVYGITPTDGHRVIANPDADTSTDYPVGVYTEGNAAVTLKDAVVVFDGAAVEAGDLTFTAQYGSTAAETEDYEWHYSTDGEEWTDGLPVNVGSYTMRLTVKEKLSEGVLYLKASATANLTVEKGEQKKPEGVKAVNVSGPGKKDGKLTGLTSGMEYKRKTDKEWTSVQGSEVTGLGEGTYLVRYKETENYKAGATLELVIKSGTAAPTPADPKPPKTPSKVTSSKAPWTGDNTAVSFWLALAGVSALGVITMLSRRRKNK; this comes from the coding sequence ATGAGGAAGAGGAATAGGCTGCGGCGGACGCTGGCACTATTGATGACTGTGCTGCTGCTGGTGACTATGAGTACCGGAGTTTTGGCGGCGGAGGCTGCCCCGGGCACAATGCCGGTGGACAAACCGGCTGCCAGCGGTGTTCCGACGGAGGATGCAAAGACGGAGATCCCGGAGGTGACAGAGACGCCGGAGATCACGAAGACGCAGGAAGCGACAGAGACCCCGGAGCCCACCAAAACCCCGGAAGCGACAGAGACGCCGGCTCCCGCCGGGACCCCGGAAGAAAAGGGGACACAGGAGACAGAAGCGGCGGAAGATATATTAGATTTGTTTAAGGACGCTGAATCCAGGGGCAATGGCAATGCACGCGCTTCGGCAGAGGGACTTGCAGTAGAGGGCGGTGTGTCGGGTCAGGATTATACCTATGAAAATGGGGTATTGAAGATATTGACGGAAACACCGATGACGGTCTCAAATGTTGGAGCGGAGACAAGTGACCGCATTGAAGTGGCTTTGGATGCTGACGGGACAGCGAACCTGACACTGGCAGGTGTGAGTATCGATGTGCGCCCTTCAGGTGAAGCTGCCGCGATGAAAGTCATTTCCGGCAGACTGAACCTTACCCTGGCAGAAGATTCTGTGAATATGCTGGTGAGCGGAAAGAATTACGCTGGTCTGCAGAACGGTGAACATGAACTGCTGATCCAGTGTGAGAATGAGACGCAGGGGCATGTGTGTGATCTTGAAAGCTGCGGCAAGCTCATGGCAGTGGGCGGAGAGAACGGTGCGGGAATCGGCGGCGGTGCCGGAGAAGACGGCAGTAATATTACGATCTCAGGGGGATGTGTTGGTTCGGTCAGCTACAATCTCGGTGCAGGAATCGGCGGCGGCTATCAAGGGGATGCCGATCATATCGTCATCTCAGGAGGTACGGTATCCGCCTACCCTTTCTATGAAGGTGCAGGAATCGGCGGCGGTACGGAAGGCAGCACCGGAAGTATCAGAATTGTTCCTCCAAACGGCATGCAGATGAAAGTACTGACGGGAGCTGATAACAACAATATGGAGCCGCTTGACGGGTCGCCCTTTGTATCCGATACAGAGATCTCCGGTCTCATAAATGGAGCAAAGGCAGTTTCAATCGAAACTGAAAGTATATCCCCACAGGAGCTTCATGTCGAAGGCGGGATACCGGGTACAGACTATACATACAGAGGGAGTGAACTGACCGTATTAACAGAGACTCCGATGACGATCTCCAATTTGGAGGGTGTGGTGACAGCTGATCACATTGAAGTGGATCTGGATCCTGAAAAGACAGCGAATATCACACTTGCGGGTGTGAATATTGATACGAGTGATGCATATGAAGTTGCTGCACTGCAGGTGATATCCGGGAAACTGAACCTTACTCTGGCAGATGGTTCTGCCAATACATTGCAGTCCGGAGAGGAGTGTGCAGGCCTGCAAAATGATGAACATGAACTGATGATTCAGTGTGAAGGCGCCGGGACCGAAGGTCACAGCTGTGATGCGAATTGCGGAGCGCTGACGGCAGCTGGCGGAGACGGGGCAGCCGGAATTGGCGGCGGTAATTGGATGAATGGCGAAAATATCACCATCCGGGGAGGTGCAGTTACAGCTACCGGAGGCCTGAGCGGAGCAGGAATCGGCGGTGGTGATCGCAGAGGAAACGGAAATAATATCACAATTCTGGGCGGCACGGTGACGGCTTCGGCGGGATACGGAGCAGGAATCGGCGGCGGCTCGGAACGTGACGCGAGCAATATCGTGATCTCAGGAGGCACGGTAACCGCCATGAGCAGGGACGGAGCGGGAATCGGCGGCGGCCACTGGGGCAAGGCAGATGGTATCCACATCTCGGGCGGCACGGTGACTGCCAGCGGTGGCGAAGCAAGTGCAGGGATCGGCAGCAGCGCATGGAGTGACGGAAGCGACATTACCATCTCAGGGGGCACGGTGACAGCTGCCGGCGGTGAAAACGGAGCAGGAATCGGTGGCGGTCAATATGGCAATGGAGTTAATATTACGATATCCGGAGGCATGGTGACTGCAAATCGTGGTGAAAATGCCGCGTCAATCGGCGGCGGCGAATCAGCGGAGAGCGTTGACATTATCATCTCCGGCGGACTCTTTGGCGAGGGGGATGCAGCGGCCAATACGGTGTACGGCATCACACCGACTGACGGGCATCGAGTTATTGCAAACCCGGATGCAGATACCTCCACGGATTACCCTGTCGGTGTGTACACAGAAGGCAATGCCGCGGTTACTCTGAAAGATGCGGTGGTTGTATTTGACGGGGCTGCCGTGGAGGCCGGTGATCTTACTTTTACCGCCCAATATGGCAGTACTGCAGCAGAAACAGAAGACTATGAGTGGCACTATTCCACGGACGGCGAGGAATGGACCGATGGTCTGCCGGTCAATGTGGGAAGCTACACGATGCGTCTGACGGTTAAAGAGAAGCTGTCAGAGGGAGTTCTCTATCTAAAGGCTTCCGCAACAGCCAATCTGACTGTGGAGAAGGGAGAACAGAAGAAACCTGAGGGAGTAAAGGCGGTCAATGTGTCCGGACCGGGGAAGAAGGACGGCAAGCTTACCGGCCTTACCAGCGGGATGGAATATAAACGGAAGACAGATAAGGAATGGACATCGGTGCAGGGCAGTGAGGTGACCGGCCTAGGCGAAGGCACCTATCTGGTGCGCTATAAGGAGACAGAGAATTATAAGGCGGGCGCAACGCTTGAGCTTGTGATCAAGTCCGGCACAGCGGCTCCGACACCGGCAGATCCAAAACCGCCAAAGACACCTTCGAAGGTGACGTCATCAAAGGCTCCCTGGACAGGTGACAATACGGCCGTTTCATTCTGGCTGGCACTCGCAGGCGTCTCAGCCCTTGGTGTGATAACCATGCTCTCCAGACGCAGGAAAAACAAGTAA
- a CDS encoding arsenate reductase family protein, which translates to MNVQIFGTKKSFDSKKAERYFKERGIKYQFIDMKEKGLSKGEFGSVCQAVGGYEKLIDQNCKDKDLLALVTYLSEEDRAEKIWENQKIIKTPIVRNGKQATVGYQPDVWKMWN; encoded by the coding sequence ATGAATGTACAGATTTTTGGAACAAAGAAGAGTTTTGACAGCAAGAAGGCAGAGCGATACTTTAAGGAACGGGGCATAAAATATCAGTTTATTGATATGAAAGAAAAAGGGCTGAGTAAAGGAGAATTCGGGTCAGTTTGCCAGGCAGTGGGGGGATACGAAAAGCTGATCGATCAGAATTGCAAAGATAAGGATTTACTCGCTCTTGTTACCTATCTTTCGGAGGAGGATCGTGCTGAAAAGATTTGGGAAAATCAGAAGATTATAAAAACACCGATTGTCCGGAACGGAAAGCAGGCGACTGTCGGTTATCAGCCGGATGTATGGAAGATGTGGAATTAA